In Oceanivirga salmonicida, the DNA window GATGCAACAAAAGATTTTGCAGTAGGAGACTATATACAAGTAATATACTTTGCCGATAAATCTAAAAGAGATGTTTTGCAAACTATGCATCCTAGATACAAGAAAATTATGGGTGTATTTTCAAGTAGGTCGCCACATAGACCTAATCCACTTTTAATTTGTGTAGCGAAAATAATAGATATAAATGAAAATAAAATAAAAGTTAAAGGATTAGATGCTTTAAATAATAGTAAAATAATAGACATTAAGACATATTCTAAAGAATTTCATGATAAATTATTGTAATTAAAATTGATTTTTCAAGTAAATCAAGGTAACATACTATAAAGAAATAATATAAAAACTTATAATAATTTTAAAAAGAATAATATAAGGGAGAATATAAAGGATGAAAACGGGAATAGAAATTAAGACAAATTTTTTTCCATTGGCATTTTTTCTATATTTGGTAACACCAGTTATAGAAATAAATGGAGAAAAACATAAGAAAAAATGGGGAACAACATTTTTTGATTTACCAGCAGGTAAATATAAAATAAAGATTTATTTTAAATATATGGGAATGAATGAATGTGGTTCAAATGAAATTATAGTTTCACTATTAGAAGGGGAGCATAAAAAAATTACATATTATATGCCAACTTTTATGTTTATGAAAGGAAAAATTAAGGAACAAAAAGGCAAAAGTATAGAAAAATCACTTAATTTAAAAAATGAATTATTAAATGAAGATACTTTTTGGAATATCATTGAATTATCACTTGAAAATACTGAAAATATAGATGAACAAAAAGAATTTTTAATATCAGAACTTGGTAAAATGTCAATACAGGAAACATTAGGTTTTAAATTAAGATTAAATGATTTAACAAATAACATACATACTTCCCAAATGTGGTGTGCTGCATATTTAATGAATGGTGGTTGTTCAGATGATGGCTTTGATTATTTTAAAAATTGGGTAGTTTCAAAAGGAAAAGATACTTATTATAGAGCGAAAGAAAATCCTGATAGTTTATCAGAATGTTTTAACCAAGAAAATGAGGGAGAGTTTGAATTTGAAAGTTTAGATTATGTTGCAGTAGAAGTTTTTGAAAAGAAAACAGGGAAATCTATTTATGATTATATGCCAAAAGCATCATTTAATAGAAATGAGTTTGAATTTAATTGGAATGAAGATGATACAGAAAGTATGAAAGCAATTTGTCCTAAAATATTTGAAAAAGTAGGTTGGTAATAAGAAATTATAAATAATTTATGTTAAATATAGAAAGGAGAAGTATGTTATAGATTATATCTATATCATATAAGTTTAATTATGAAAAAATGGGAAATAAACAAGAAAAAAACTGTCACAATTTGTGAAGCATTAGGTTCTATATTAGCTGTTGGATATGCTATTTCAATAGCTTCTAATACTGGAAATGAAATAATCGGATTTATATTTTTGGAATTATCTGCCTTATTTTTCGCTGTATGGGGAATAATTGACAAACGTTGGTCATTCTTTTCACTACAAGTTTTTTATATGTTTGTAGGAATATTTGGTTTAATGAGATGGAGTTAGAGCTTTAATGAAAGATTTTAAAAATGATATTGATGAATTTTATAAAAAAATAGCATTGCAAGATAGTATTAATGATGGTAAAAATAGTAAGGAAATAGAGAAAAAAATTGCTCTTAGTTTAGGTTATACTATTGATGATATAAGAACTGGTGCTAATTTAGGACTTGGGTGTGGTAATCCTATTGAAAATTCTAATTTAAAAAAAGGAGAAATTGTACTAGATTTAGGGTCAGGAAAAGGCATAGATGTTTTTAAAGCATCAAGAGTTGTTGGTGATAAAGGTCTAGTAATTGGTGTTGATAGACTTGCTGAAATGGTTGAGAAAGCAACAAATATAAGTGAAAAGAAAAATTTTACAAATACTAAATTTATACAATCTGATATAGATAATTTAAAAATAGATAATGAAACAATAGATTGTGTAATATCTAATTGTGTTATAAATTTATGTGATGATAAGAAAAAAGTTTATTCTGAGATTTTTAGGGTATTGAAACCAGGTGGGAGAATATCAATTTCAGATATAGTTCAGGTTAATGAATTGCCACATGATATAAAAAATGATCCTATTTTTCATGCCACTTGAATTGGTGGTTCAATAACTTCGGAGAAGTTAAAAGAAATTTTAAAAGAAATAGGATTTAATCCATATATAGTTATAGAAGAAGATTTAACAAAAGAATATTTATCAAAATGGGGTCATAAAGTTGATTTGAAAAAATACATAAAAAAGGGGAAAATTATAGCGTTTAAGCCATAAAAAATGTTTGAGAAGGTAATAGCATGAAAATAAAATTTAAAATTTTGGATATTCCAAAATTAGCTATTCCTAGATATATATTATTATTTATTTTATTAATTCCGACTATTACAAAAACATATATTTTTGTGTTAGGTTTAATAATTTTATTTATACTTAATCTTATTATATCTTATATATGTATAACTTATTTTTTGAAAATAGAAGTAATTTTTTTAGAAAATGAATTACATATAATAAAAAGGAGTAGATTCAGGAAAGATGTAGTTTTTAAATTGAGATATAGTGATATAAAAGTTATAAAGATTACGGATAATATATTTGGAACTAAAAATATTAGCCTAAATTATGTATTAAGAGGTATTAATGTAGGTTTTTTACCAGTATTTTTCTATATCTTTTTTTTAGGGTTTTCATTATCAACTAATCTTAATAGAGGATTAATGTTGTTACCTAATGTAATTAATTGCGGAGAAATTTTAGAAAA includes these proteins:
- the tsaA gene encoding tRNA (N6-threonylcarbamoyladenosine(37)-N6)-methyltransferase TrmO, which translates into the protein MEIKEIGVILNGYETNEQAPRQAFHDDREFIMSIHPKYMDATKDFAVGDYIQVIYFADKSKRDVLQTMHPRYKKIMGVFSSRSPHRPNPLLICVAKIIDINENKIKVKGLDALNNSKIIDIKTYSKEFHDKLL
- a CDS encoding DUF4240 domain-containing protein yields the protein MKTGIEIKTNFFPLAFFLYLVTPVIEINGEKHKKKWGTTFFDLPAGKYKIKIYFKYMGMNECGSNEIIVSLLEGEHKKITYYMPTFMFMKGKIKEQKGKSIEKSLNLKNELLNEDTFWNIIELSLENTENIDEQKEFLISELGKMSIQETLGFKLRLNDLTNNIHTSQMWCAAYLMNGGCSDDGFDYFKNWVVSKGKDTYYRAKENPDSLSECFNQENEGEFEFESLDYVAVEVFEKKTGKSIYDYMPKASFNRNEFEFNWNEDDTESMKAICPKIFEKVGW
- a CDS encoding methyltransferase domain-containing protein — its product is MKDFKNDIDEFYKKIALQDSINDGKNSKEIEKKIALSLGYTIDDIRTGANLGLGCGNPIENSNLKKGEIVLDLGSGKGIDVFKASRVVGDKGLVIGVDRLAEMVEKATNISEKKNFTNTKFIQSDIDNLKIDNETIDCVISNCVINLCDDKKKVYSEIFRVLKPGGRISISDIVQVNELPHDIKNDPIFHAT